Genomic window (Elusimicrobiota bacterium):
CAAATTACTCAGTTTTGCATCAATAATTTTCTGGCAAAGGTCTATTACGTGTTTTTTATTGAAGTTGTGCGATTCTTCGTCAAAGAAAATGCCTTCCATTTTGTCGCCGTACTTATTTTTGAGGTAAGCTATTTCTTTTACGATATCGGCGGGATCGCGCGGGCGCCAGTTGGCTTTGCTGTAATAAAGGTTTGAGCAGACGCAGAATATGCATCTGTAAGGGCAGCCGCGGGAGCCGTAGGCCTGGATTTGTTTGTATCGCAGTCCGGGAGGGCCCGGGTTTAGGTAATCAATTCTTTTTATGTCTTCGTCTTCCGGCCAGGGGAGCAGGGTTACGTCAAAAGGGTCCCGCAATTTATTAGGGTAAAGGCCGGGGATTTCTTTTTCGTTTTTTCCCTGGATTATGTCAAGTACGGTGAATTCGTATTCGCCGATGCAGATATAGTCAACTTTATCTTTTAATTGTTCGGGGTAAGCGGATGGATGCTGGCCGGTAAAAATCAGTTTTGTGCCGCATTGTTTTTTTACTTCCAATGCAAGGCGTAAATCTTCTTCAATGGTTCTGGTGGAGCTTTCCATTACAAGAAAATCGGGTTTTTCAGCGACAACTTTTTCAAGGTAAGCTTTATAGTCCAGCCAATCAAGGCAGGCGTCAAGCATTTTCACTTTGTGTTTGGTTTCGCGCTTAAGCAAGGTGCTTAAATAGGATAGTTCCCACGGGTACCAGGCGAAGTAGGCGCGTTTTGCGCCGGTGGTCCACCGGCTGGGATAGTGGATCATGCGGTATCCCTGGCTGTCCACCCCCACGCTGTTTGCAATAACTATTTTATATTCGGCCATTTTCTCTCCGATGCTCGAATAAACGTATTATATCAAACAAACAATATATGCTCAATATCCTATTAACTCCCTTCAGTCCCGATTTCACTTCTTCTTTCTCGTAATAAACCTTATCGCCTGCCACTTTGAGCCCTTCCCCTTCCTGGGCCGGTTAATCAGTCTAATCACACCAATTGAAAGAATAATAAGGAGTATCGTGAGTTTTAACATAGGTTTTTCTATAATTTACCGATACACTTCTTTACGGTGCTTTTTTTATTTTTGCTTTTGTTTCTTTTTTTAAAAAAATCTTCTGCAGGTATTGCTGATTTTTCTTCGTGGCGCAGTCTTATTATTTCCTTAGAGTAATCAAGCATTTTCTCTCCCTAACATCTCTTAAATTCTATTTCATATAACGCGATAAGGTGCTGTAATAATTTTCATGAGTATCGATCGCATAAAGATAAATCGTTTTGGTTTTAACTTCCAACTCATAGGCCAGTAGGTATAACTGAGCATGTATTTTGAATTTGTGTACCCGAATATTAGCCAATACGCCTTTTTTAAGGTCGCCAATATCGGGGTCATCTTTGATTTTTTTTATTTCAGTCCTAATCAGGTCTTGTTCTTTGGAGTAAAACTTTTTGAACTGTTTATCAAATTTTGGTAGGGACTTTAGCTGATACATTATAGTGAAAAGGGCTTCGCTAGGCCATGTTCTTTCTCTGATTTGGCTTCAAGAATGTCTCTTATGAAGACTAAGGGCAAATCGGGGTTATCTTCCGCAATCAAAGCTGTTTCAATACATTTTTCGATTAAATTGCTCACACTTCTGTGTTCCATTTTAGCGCGTAAAGCAACCTTTTTCCTTACATTATCCGGCAACCGGATTGTTGTTATTGAACTCATATTCGGGCCTCCCTGGAGCTAATCATATGTATTAGCTTATAATACATTATAATACAACTATTCAATAAAATCAAGGGGAATTTTATTTAGCTAAAAATTATATATCCTTAGATATATTCTTTCCGCAGTGAGAACAAAAGGTGCTGTCAATTTGAGTGAATTTATTGCAAAAGGGGCATTCCATTGTTTTTGTTGACGGTTTGCCGCCATTTTGCAAGGTGTCCCTTATTTCTTCCAGCAAGGTTTCAATGCTATTTATTTTCCAGTACCATAAAACAAAATGCCTTAAAATTACAAACAAGGCAACAAACACAAGTATGGTGAAAATAAAATACAAAAACATGCCCCCAAAAGGATACATCATTTTATTAACTCCCCCATGCTAGATACTCCCTGTCCTCCCTCTTTATCAAAGAGGGACAGTGGGAGTTTACTTCTTTAACGGTAAAACGCCGGCGAGTTCGCCGATTACATTTACCAATTCGCCATTCGCAGGTATAACAACTTTTGCATTATTCGCAAGAGATTTTTCTACGGCTTCCAGCTTCCTGAGGACTTGCGCATTACCAACAAAGTATTTTTGCGCAGCTTCATTAACCAGCCTGATGGCTTCTGCTTCGCCTTCCGCTCTTAATATATTTGCCTGCTTGATACCTTCAGCCTTTTTTATTTCCGCTCTTTTTTGCCCGTCCGCAACAGTTTCGGTGGCGGTTGCAAAGTCAATAGCGGCAATTTTTTCGTTTTCTGCTTTGACTACCTTATTCATTGTT
Coding sequences:
- a CDS encoding Arc family DNA-binding protein, giving the protein MSSITTIRLPDNVRKKVALRAKMEHRSVSNLIEKCIETALIAEDNPDLPLVFIRDILEAKSEKEHGLAKPFSL
- a CDS encoding type II toxin-antitoxin system RelE/ParE family toxin; the encoded protein is MYQLKSLPKFDKQFKKFYSKEQDLIRTEIKKIKDDPDIGDLKKGVLANIRVHKFKIHAQLYLLAYELEVKTKTIYLYAIDTHENYYSTLSRYMK
- a CDS encoding cobalamin-dependent protein (Presence of a B(12) (cobalamin)-binding domain implies dependence on cobalamin itself, in one of its several forms, or in some unusual lineages, dependence on a cobalamin-like analog.), producing the protein MAEYKIVIANSVGVDSQGYRMIHYPSRWTTGAKRAYFAWYPWELSYLSTLLKRETKHKVKMLDACLDWLDYKAYLEKVVAEKPDFLVMESSTRTIEEDLRLALEVKKQCGTKLIFTGQHPSAYPEQLKDKVDYICIGEYEFTVLDIIQGKNEKEIPGLYPNKLRDPFDVTLLPWPEDEDIKRIDYLNPGPPGLRYKQIQAYGSRGCPYRCIFCVCSNLYYSKANWRPRDPADIVKEIAYLKNKYGDKMEGIFFDEESHNFNKKHVIDLCQKIIDAKLSNL